A DNA window from Brassica napus cultivar Da-Ae chromosome C1, Da-Ae, whole genome shotgun sequence contains the following coding sequences:
- the LOC106352295 gene encoding protein POLLENLESS 3-LIKE 2 yields MMKDVFRPTKSAPCSPAKPLGISRTRSESFHAIHKVPIGDSPYVRAKNVQLVEKDPERAIHMFWSAINAGDRVDSALKDMAIVMKQQDRAEEAIEAIKSLRVRCSDQAQESLDNILLDLYKRCGRLDDQIALLKHKLLLIQKGLAFNGKRTKTARSQGKKFQVSVEQEATRLLGNLGWALMQRDNFVEAEEAYRRALSIAPDNNKMCNLGICLMKQGRIDEAKETLRRVKPAVVDGPRGVGSHLKAYERAQQMLSDLGSETMRRGGGDRVEQRRLFDAMFGSSSVWQPQPCREESVKPKAKPDGYGDENVKTNVNVVNNPLRVDAKPFISSNNEKLKRTRSSSQTTMGMLSCGGGGDEGETNAKRRLSMEKKAMECGLPDNKEFEEAMIMAVLGTGTKVVDKKRLKVFQDITLSFLSPRA; encoded by the exons ATGATGAAAGATGTATTCAGGCCGACCAAATCCGCCCCATGTTCTCCTGCAAAGCCTCTCGGTATCTCCCGAACTCGGTCTGAATCGTTTCATGCGATCCACAAAGTTCCTATCGGAGACAGTCCTTATGTCAGAGCCAAAAATGTTCAG TTAGTAGAGAAGGATCCGGAGAGAGCAATTCATATGTTCTGGTCGGCCATTAATGCGGGAGACAGAGTGGACAGTGCTCTGAAAGACATGGCCATAGTGATGAAGCAGCAAGACCGTGCGGAAGAAGCCATTGAAGCCATTAAATCTCTCAGAGTCAGGTGTTCAGATCAAGCCCAGGAGTCTCTTGACAACATCCTCCTAGATCTCTACAAG AGATGTGGGAGATTAGATGACCAGATCGCACTTTTGAAACACAAGCTCTTGTTGATACAGAAAGGACTCGCCTTTAACGGCAAACGAACCAAAACCGCTAGGTCTCAGGGGAAGAAGTTTCAAGTCTCTGTGGAGCAAGAAGCCACTCGGCTACTGGGTAACTTGGGATGGGCTTTGATGCAGAGAGATAACTTCGTTGAAGCTGAAGAAGCGTACAGGAGAGCCTTGTCTATCGCACCGGACAACAACAAGATGTGTAATCTCGGTATCTGTCTTATGAAGCAAGGCAGGATCGATGAAGCTAAAGAGACGTTAAGACGTGTGAAGCCAGCGGTGGTGGATGGTCCTAGAGGAGTGGGTTCTCACCTAAAGGCTTACGAGAGAGCGCAACAGATGCTCAGTGATCTTGGTTCTGAAACGATGAGGAGAGGAGGGGGTGATAGAGTTGAGCAGAGGAGGCTTTTCGATGCGATGTTTGGGTCTTCCTCTGTATGGCAGCCTCAGCCCTGTAGAGAAGAGAGCGTGAAGCCCAAGGCAAAGCCGGATGGATACGGTGACGAGAACGTGAAGACGAATGTGAATGTTGTAAACAACCCATTAAGGGTGGATGCAAAACCATTCATCTCTTCCAATAACGAGAAGCTCAAGAGAACGAGATCTTCTAGCCAAACAACAATGGGAAtgttgagttgtggtggtggtggtgatgaggGAGAGACAAACGCTAAGAGAAGATTGTCAATGGAGAAGAAAGCAATGGAGTGTGGGTTACCAGACAACAAGGAGTTTGAAGAAGCCATGATCATGGCTGTTTTGGGGACAGGGACGAAAGTGGTGGACAAGAAGAGGTTAAAGGTTTTTCAGGATATCACTTTGTCCTTTCTAAGCCCAAGAGCCTGA
- the LOC106349040 gene encoding serine/threonine-protein kinase rio2: protein MKLDVNVLRYLSKDDFRVLTAVEMGMRNHEIVPCELVDRIAGLKHGGTYKVLKNLLKYKLLHHDRSKYDGFRLTYLGYDFLAIKTLVNRGVFTGVGRQIGVGKESDIFEVAQEDGTILAMKLHRLGRTSFRAVKSKRDYLRHRSSFSWLYLSRLAALKEFAFMKALQEHDFPVPKAIDCNRHCVIMSLVQGYPMVQVKQLQNPETVFEKIIGIVVRLAEHGLIHCDFNEFNIMIDDEEKLTMIDFPQMVSVSHQNAQMYFDRDIECIFKFFRKRFNMTFQEDRDEADETEVEVDENSRPSFYDITKDANALDRELEASGFTKKEQNDLDKFIEGGMEKSEDSDENEKSDDEEETCESNEEENLNEMKSLKLQEKEQKSSDGVEEEAELDDNEKGESSGDEAGRDEELDKKLGKQRRRAMAAARGGRKSQSSRNTYKDKGGRSQNSKIHNNMSGGW, encoded by the exons ATGAAGCTTGATGTGAATGTGTTGAGATATCTATCCAAAGATGATTTTCGAGTTCTCACTGCTGTGGAGATGGGCATGCGAAAC CATGAGATTGTTCCTTGTGAGCTCGTAGATCGCATTGCTGGTCTCAA ACATGGAGGCACGTACAAGGTCCTGAAGAACTTGCTCAAGTATAAGCTTTTGCATCACGACAGATCTAAAT ATGATGGATTCCGACTCACTTATCTGGGTTACGACTTTCTTGCCATTAAAACGTTGGTTAACCGTGGTGTGTTTACCGGTGTTGGTCGTCAGATTGGGGTTGGCAAAGAGTCTG ACATATTTGAGGTGGCTCAGGAAGACGGAACTATTTTAGCAATGAAGCTGCATAGACTAGGGAGAACCTCCTTCAGAGCTGTCAAATCTAAGCGTGACTACCTGAGGCATCGCAGTAGTTTCAGCTGGTTGTATCTCTCCCGTCTTGCTGCTCTCAAGGAGTTTGCTTTTATGAAG GCTTTGCAAGAACATGACTTTCCGGTTCCAAAAGCTATTGACTGCAATAGGCACTGCGTTATCATGTCTCTTGTCCAAGGCTACCCCAT GGTTCAGGTGAAGCAATTACAGAACCCTGAGACAGTTTTCGAGAAGATTATAGGCATTGTTGTTCGTTTGGCTGAGCATGGTCTTATTCATTGCGACTTCAACGAATTCAACATCATG ATTGATGATGAAGAGAAGTTAACGATGATTGACTTCCCACAAATGGTATCTGTTTCACACCAGAATGCACAGAT GTACTTTGACCGTGATATCGAATGCATATTCAAGTTTTTCAGGAAAAG GTTTAATATGACTTTCCAAGAAGATAGGGATGAGGCGGATGAGACAGAGGTGGAAGTGGATGAGAACAGCAGACCATCTTTCTATGATATAACTAAAGATGCCAATGCTCTGGATAGAGAACTAGAAGCTAGTGGTTTCACTAAAAAGGAGCAGAATGACCTCGATAAA TTTATTGAAGGTGGGATGGAGAAGAGTGAAGATTCTGACGAGAATGAGAAGTCTGATGATGAAGAGGAAACTTGCGAGtcaaatgaagaagaaaacctAAATGAAATGAAATCATTAAAGTTGCAAGAGAAG GAGCAGAAAAGTTCAGATGGAGTTGAGGAAGAAGCTGAGTTGGATGATAATGAGAAAGGAGAAAGCAGTGGAGATGAAGCTGGTAGAGATGAG GAGCTGGACAAAAAACTGGGCAAACAAAGACGCAGAGCCATGGCAGCAGCCAGGGGAGGCAGAAAGTCGCAGTCTTCAAGAAATACGTACAAGGACAAAGGAGGCCGTTCCCAAAACTCCAAGATCCACAACAACATGAGCGGCGGCTGGTGA
- the LOC125579873 gene encoding uncharacterized protein LOC125579873, with amino-acid sequence MSSFIPSDYKALDLSGDNYLDWAINTSAVLKSRGLGKCIKYGNDTLACERHRAIMIMRHHLCEDLRDEFGYVNDPHNLWSFLNSRFCEPLLHESKKKWEALRFQDYESVDNYHSDLMRITYSLRLCGELVTNEDLLNKTRDTFHSEEVLLSHQAKGFTTYYDLFSYLLDIEQKKQKMMDNIRRFNDIMEIYYEVLDSEMKIPEANKATFDKKRSEEDSEWTLMDHEVGLYIE; translated from the coding sequence atgtcgagttTCATACCCTCAGATTACAAAGCCCttgatctctctggagataattatcttgATTGGGCTATAAACACTTCAGCCGTcttgaagtctagaggacttgGGAAGTGCATCAAGTATGGCAATGACACCCTTGCGTGTGAAAGACACAGAGCCATAATGATTATGCGACACCATCTCTGTGAGGACCTAAGAGACGAGTTTGGATATGTTAATGATCCTCATAATCTCTGGTCATTTTTGAATTCTAGATTCTGTGAGCCATTGTTGCacgaatccaagaaaaaatggGAAGCTCTAAGGTTCCAGGATTATGAATCCGTGGACAATTATCACTCTGATCTTATGAGAATCACCTATAGTCTTAGACTATGTGGTGAATTGGTAACAAACGAGGATTTGTTAAACAAAACTCGTGACACATTCCATTCAGAGGAAGTGTTGTTATCACATCAGGCCaaaggtttcaccacctatTATGACCTGTTctcatatttattagacattgagCAAAAGAAGCAGAAAATGATGGATAACATCAGACGGTTTAATGACATCATGGAGATATATTATGAAGTACTAGACAGTGAGATGAAAATCCCTGAAGCTAATAAAGCCACATTTGATAAGAAGAGATCTGAGGAGGATTCCGAGTGGACACTCATGGACCATGAGGTCGGattatacattgaataa
- the LOC125579874 gene encoding uncharacterized protein LOC125579874 produces the protein MAKAMIFLRHHIHDGLKDKYITKEDPCDLWKSLKERFDHKKYVILPKAKHEWIHLRFQDYKSVSEFNFAMFGITSRMMLCGEKISDYDMIEKTLSTFHPENVILQQQYRVNGYTRYSELMQVLLVAEQNNQLVTLNHRARPTGSAPFPEANVASSSYDNRRGRGRGRGGNRYHADLYRESQKGKEKGRGETNFISDEPGPSFHGLKDDTHLDVSDFLVEPESIDE, from the exons ATGGCTAAAGCCATGATATTTTTACGACATCACATCCATGATGGTTTAAAGGATAAATATATTACGAAagaggatccttgtgacctcTGGAAATCTTTAAAAGAGAGGTTCGATCACAAGAAATATGTGATCTTACCGAAAGCTAAACACGAGTGGATCCATCTCCGGTTCCAGGATTACAAAAGTGTTAGTGAGTTTAATTTCGCGATGTTCGGAATTACTTCGAGGATGATGTTATGTGGAGAGAAAATAAGTGATTATGATATGATCGAGAAAACTCTCTCCACGTTCCATCCTGAAAATGTAATCTTGCAGCAACAGTACCGGGTGAATGGATATACCCGTTACTCGGAGTTGATGCAAGTCCTCCTTGTAGCGGAGCAGAATAATCAACTCGTGACTTTAAACCATCGAGCTCGTCCCACTGGATCTGCTCCATTCCCTGAAGCGAATGTTGCATCATCCAGTTATGATAATAGAAGAGGACGAGGTCGTGGACGTGGTGGAAACCGTTATcatg CCGATCTATATAGAGAATCCCAAAAGggaaaagagaaaggaagaggTGAAACAAACTTCATCTCTGATGAACCTGGGCCATCCTTTCATGGTTTGAAAGATGATACTCATCTCGACGTATCAGACTTTCTGGTTGAGCCAGAGAGTATCGATGAGTGA